One Vibrio sp. CDRSL-10 TSBA genomic window, AGACCGATCAGCAGCAACAGACCACCAAAGAAACTCACCGCTACCGGCCAGGAACGCCATCAGAACGCCAGGTTCAATACCGATTGAAGCCATCCACTGACCTGTACCTTCCAGGCCGTAACCACCAAACCAGCCAAACAGTTTCTGTGAGCCGTGAGCCATGTAAATGATACCGATTGGAATACGCAGTGCCAGTGGGGCAAAACCTGCAGTAGTGCTCATCAGTTTTTTTAATAGTGCGTTCATTGTCGTGTTCCTTAACATTCGATAATCTGAAATAAGTGGGTACAGCGCTAAAGTCTGTCTTCGTGTCGATGGAGTAATTGTAGGTGAGTCAGAAAATTTTGATAATGACTTTAGCTCGACATACTTGTTCAAAAAAATCGAATGACTTCCAGTGGCAAATAAATTGCAGCTGAGATAGGTAATTTTCCGCTTTGATCATTCAGTACCGAAAATGGCTAGTTTTCCGCGTGGTGCGTCGTACACTGGACATATCGTATCAGGAAGCCGAATCATGACACTGCACAGCCAAACTGAACTGACTCCTCAGCAATGCCAACGGGCACGAATGAGCCGCGATGCGCGTTTTGACGGCCGTTTTTATATCGCGGTGAAATCTACTGGTATCTTCTGCCGGCCGATTTGCCCGGCAACGTTGCCGAAAGAAGAGAATGTGGAATATTTTGCCCATCAGGCACAGGCTCTGCAGGCCGGTTACCGGCCCTGTTTGCGTTGTCGCCCGGATAGCGCGCCCGCGTCATGGGCGTGGAAGGGAACCGAAACGACTTTCCAGCGAGCGGTCAGCCTGATTGATAATGGCGCTTTGCAGGGCAAATCGCTGGGGGATCTAGCCGAGCGGCTCGGGATCAGCGAACGCTATTTGCGTCAGTTGTTTAAAACCTATTTGGGGATGTCGCCGAAACAGTATGCCCAGTATCAGCAACTGATGTTTGCCAAGCAGTTGCTCCATCACAGCCATTTGTCAGTGACGGATATCGGGTTTGCCTGTGGTTTTAACAGCACCCGGCGCTTTAATGATGCGTTTCAAAAGTTTCTGCGCCTGACTCCGAGTCAGGTGCGGCGTGAACCGGGCAGCGTCAGTGCCACTAATACGGTGTCGCTTGCTTACCGTGGTCCGTTTGACTGGCAGCATATGCTGGCATTTTATCAGCTTCGGGCGATAGACGGCATCGAGCAAGTGCAGGCAGATCGTTATCAGCGCCATGTTATGCTCAATGACAGCCGCGCCTGGTTTTCTGCCCGTTGTGCATCCGAGACCCATATGGAGATTGAATTTGAACTCGAATCGCTGCGGAGTCTGCGTTATCTAGTCAGTATCTGGCGGCGGGTGTTTGACCTCAATGCGGATATGGTGGCGATAGAAGCTCAGCTTGCCGAGGCAGCACCGGAGTTAGTGATTCACCCCGGACTGCGAATACCCGGCGTGTGGAGTCCCTGGGAAGCTGGTGTACGTGCCGTTTCTGGGGCAGCAGGTATCGATCAAAGCAGCGATCGGGCAGCTCAATCTGCTGGTGAGTACGCTCAATCAGCATCAGCCGCGTCCGTGGTATTTTCCGGATGCACAGCAAGTGGCGAGTGCGGATTTAAGTTTTCTGCGTATGCCACAAAGTCGCAAAGAGACGCTCTTCCGTTTAGCTCACTTTGTGCAGCAAAATCCGCACGCAGCCATCGATGAATGGCTGACGCTGAAAGGCATTGGCCCCTGGACGGTGGATTATGCGCGCTTGCGTGGTCAGTCCGACAGTAACTGCTTTCTGAGCGGTGATCTGATTGTCAAAAAAGCGCTGGCATTGCATCCCGGACTGACCGCGGAGCGGGTTGCTCCCTGGGGCAGCTACGCTACTTTCCAATGCTGGAACCAGTGATTGTCTTATTTTATCTGATGGCAGGAGCCGTAACATGCATCAATATACCTATTATCAAAGTCCGCTCGGGACGATGACATTGCAAGCCTGTGATAAGGGTCTGCTCGGTGCCTGGTTTAGTACCCAGACCACTCAGCCGGATGAACTGGGCGAGTATAATCCGGCATTTCCTCTTCTGGTGGAAACCATGCGTCAGCTCGATGAATATTTTACCGGCCAGCGCCGTGAGTTTGATTTAGCGCTGGCCGCGACCGGAACGGAGTTCCAGCGCGCAGTCTGGCGGGCGCTCGTTACGATACCTTATGGCGAGTCCTGGAGTTATCAGCAACTGGCTGATGCGATCAATAATCCGAAAGCGGTACGGGCGGTCGGGCTGGCGAATGGAAAAAATCCGCTTTCGATTATTGTACCGTGTCACCGTGTGATTGGTAAAAACGGCAAACTGACCGGTTATGCCGGGGGCGTGGAGCGTAAAGCGTATCTGCTTGAGTTAGAGGGGGCTCAGATAAACAGCGCCTGATTAAGCCACAAATGCACGATAATGCTCACTACATAGCCCAGCGCAATAACCGGCGACCATTTTAAATGGCTGATAAAGGTGTATTTTCCGTGTGACGCGCCCATTAAGGCCACTCCGGCCGCAGAGCCGATAGAGAGCAGGCTGCCGCCCACACCGGCTGTGAGCGTTACCAGCAGCCAGTTTCCGAGCGACATGGTCGGTTCCATCGTCAGGACGGCAAACATGACCGGAATATTATCGACAATCGAAGAAAGTACCCCGACACTGATATTGGCCCACATCGGATCCCACTGGCTGTACATCAGCTCTGAGATCAGCCCCAGATAACCAAGCAGGCTCAGGCCGCCAACACACATCACCACGCCATAGAAAAACAGCAGGGTGTCCCATTCGGCATGGGAGATCCGCCGGAACACATCGAACGGCACCACTGAGCCCAGCCTCCGCAATGCAGCTTCATCGCCGTTGGCAATCGCCCGTTTGGCTTTTTTAGCTAATGAACCGGCCAGTGTTTGACGCAGGAAGTAACCAAAAAATTGCAGATAGGCCAGGCCCATCATCATGCCCATCACTGGCGGGAAGTGGAACAGGGCATGAAAACTCACCGCGGTGATGATGGTCAGAATAAACAAGCCGACAATACGCCGTGCGCCGCGTTTTAGCTCGACATGCTCATGGATAACATCCGGCATGCCGGTTGGCAGAAACCAGGACATCACCAGCGCCGGCAGCAGATAGTTGATGACCGAAGGCAGAAACAGATCCATAAACTGCATAAACGCCACGTGACCAGCCTGCCACACCATCAGGGTCGTAATGTCACCAAACGGGCTGAATGCGCCACCGGCGTTGGCCGCGACCACGATATTAATACAGGCCAGATTGATAAACTGAGTGTTTTGTCCGCCCACCTTCATCACCACTGCGCACATCAGCAGGGCGGTGGTCAGGTTATCGGCGATCGGTGAAATGAAAAAAGCGAGCCAACCAGTGAGCCAGAACAGGGAGCGAAAGTTAAATCCTTTGCTGGTCATCCAGGCTTGCAGGGCATCAAACAGGCGCCGCTCTTCCATAGCACTGATGTAGGTCATGGCGACCAGCAGGAACAGCAGCAACTCGGCGTATTCGAGCAGGTTGTATTCTAGTGCTTTCTGGGCGACTTCAGTGGCGCCATGCTGTTGGTAAACATAGCCAATCATGGCCCAGATAATCCCTGCTGCCAGCAGCACGGGTTTAGATTTGCGCAGCTGCAGGTACTCTTCCAGCATCACCAGAATATAAGCGACGGCAAACAGCGCCAGAGCAGTATAACCAATCCCGGATTGAGTGAGGGCGAGTGGAGTGCCGGGTTCGGTGAAGGCAAGGCTTTGGGCAGAGAACAGGACTGTCAACAGAATCAATACCGGCCTGAAAAGGGACATGGCAGCTCTCCGGCTAATAGAAAGTAACCAAATTTTAGAAGCAAATTTTCAGCTTGAGTGTGAGATAGCTCTATCTGTCTGATGTAAAGCAATAAAAAACCCCGCGTATGCGGGGTTTGAGAGATGAACTCACGTTGATTGATCAGGCACCTTTAAGGTGAACCTGCTCCTCTTTTACGCCAGCTTGTGGATCGTTGAAGCGGGCTTCGTCCAGCGCGTTTTCTGATTTCGCCACAATACAGGTCACACAGCTGTCACCGGTAATGTTAACTGCAGTACGGATCATATCCAGCAGGCGGTCGACACCCATAATCAGCGCAATACCTTCCAGCGGCAGGCCAACCTGGTTCAGAACCATGGCCAGCATGACCAGACCCACACCCGGAACACCAGCTGTACCGATAGAAGCCAGCGTCGCAGTCAGAATAACGGTCAGGTAGTCACCCATCGACAGGTCAATGTTGAATGCCTGAGCGATAAATGCTGTCGCCACACCCTGCATGATGGCGGTGCCGTCCATGTTGACGGTTGCACCCAGCGGGATAGTGAACGAAGCCACTTTATTATCGACACCAAAACGGTTTTTCGCTGTCTCCATGGTCACCGGAATGGTGGCATTAGACGATGCGGTTGAGAAGGCGAACATGATCGCATCTTCCATTTTACGGAAGAAAGTGATCGGGCTCAGGCCAGAGAAGCTCTTCAGCATCACACCGTAAGTCACAAAACCGTGGATCAGCAGTGTCGCGGTCAGAACCACGAAGTACTCCGCCAGGTTCATGATCGCGCTCAGGCCTAAACCTGTGAACAGTTTTGCCATCAGGAAGAACACACCGTAAGGTGCGATGTTCATCAGCAGAGCAACCAGCTTCATGATGACCGCGTTCAGGTCTTCAAACAGAGCCGCAATGCGCTCACCTGGCTTACCGGCAGCACTGATAGCGATACCGAACAGAAACCGCGAACACGATGACCTGCAGAGTTTTGCCTTCTGCCATCGCATTGATCGGGTTAGTCGGGAACATATCGATGATCACCTGACCCAGTGACGGCGCATCGGCAGATTTAAAGCTGCTTGCTGCGGTCAGGTCTGCACCGGCCCCAGGCTGGAAAATGGCACCCATAGTGAGAGCCAGCGTGATTGCTACAGCAGTGGTGGTGATATAAAACGCCAGTGTTTTGCCGCCCATGCGGCCCAGCGTTGACAGATCTTTTAGTGAGCTTGTACCGCAAACCAGTGAAACAAACACCAGTGGTACGACAAGCATTTTCAGGCTGGCAATAAAGATCTTACCGCCAACGTCAAATAGTCCGTTAACAATGTATGCGTCGACAAATCCGTTGTCAGCAAATAGGGCGCGAATCGCAAACCCGGTCAAGATACCCGCGACCATACCCAGAATGACTCTGGCAGTCAGCGACATTGGTTTCTTGGTATTCATTAAGAACACTCCTTATAGTTATCCACTTCGACATCATTTCAAAGCGAGCGGGAGAGTAGCAGCCAGAAGTGAAAATAAAAAAGCAATTTCACAATAACGCACCCTTTGCGTGATCTGTGTCACTCTTTGTGCAGTGATTTTTACTGGGATATAACAAATAAGTAGTTAAAAAATGCAATTAATTCCGTTCTGTTAACATATAAGTCTATTAATGCAACAGTTTTCAATCTGGTAAAGCGGAGATTTTTTCTGCAGTTGATAGGTTTTTAGCTGGTTTATCAGTGGATTGGAATGCTGACAAAAACAGCCATCTGCGTTCGAAATCATTCGGTAAGGCTGATTTTAGCTATTTGGCGTACAAAAAGACCTCATCTATTGATGAGGTCGATGTATTTGAGGCACTTAATCAGAGCGAACGGCAGGGAGAAATCGAGTCGTAAGTGGGCGGGCTATACCTTGATACTATCTATACCGGAATACTATCTATACTGTAATGCTATCGAGGCTTTCGCTGACCTGATCGGCGTACTGGATAATAGTATTGATGTTCGGGCATTGCGCAGTACGGTATTGTGTATGACGGTGATGCAGCTGACCACATAGGCGGTGGCTTTCGTCACACAGACATTCCATGGTCTGCAACAGCCCCTCAATACGGCTGGTATCGTTGACGGCACTCACCACCAACTCCGAATACTGGCTGCGTAGCACCGCCTGCTGCTGGCAAAGTTGTTGATATTGCGGGCTGTTGATATCCATCACCGCCAATAAATCATCCAGTTGCATCAGCGATAAGTAGAGCTGCTGGGTCAGTGATACCTGTTCCATGGCTTCCTCCTCTGGTTCCCTGTGCGGCTCCCGGATAGAAGCCGCCTTATATAAGTGTTAACCAGAATTCGTGAGGATGAAAAATATTTATGTGATCCTCTGGCGCGAAGTTGATAGCGCTAAATATTTATTCCCATATTATCCCCTTCCAACTTGAAGCCACATCGGCGTTGGCTGCAACGCCAAGTTGTTTGGGTATCGTGACCGGCAGACGATAGTTGCTCTGTTTACCCATTACAGCAGATCAATATTGAGATTCGCGGCCGTCTGTTCACCCATTTCAATCAGCCGATCCAGAATATGTTCACCGTCGGCGCGCAACCCATTGTGTTCATATTGGTTAGTGATCCAGGCGCGCGAATTTGCGATTTGGCGTAACGTTTCCCGGCTGATATCCATGTCGACAAACATATCATCCGCATAAACTGCGCAGCTGACCGGAAACCGCGTTGTGCGCCAGTACCTCTTCATTATACAGAGGGCCCCAATCCACTTTTTCTGCCAGCAGATTGGCGGTTTTACGCAGTGGCTTAAGATTGGTGTATTGCTCAAACATCCACGGAAACACCATTTCTCCGGTGAACAGGAAAGGTTTGCCCGGCTGATAGTGAAATTCAGCAAAAGCATCGCGCATACGATGGGCGGACCAGCTTGATGCAAATCCCTGGCAGTAAATCGCTTCATGTAGAAGCGCGTAGATAGGATTGGTCTGAAATCCTTGTTCCATCATCATCTGTTGCAGAAACTCGTAGCGCAGGGCGGGTTTACCATCAACCTCAATCAATGCATTTTCCAGACTGAAGTAAGTGGGCATAAACGCGTCACTCATCCCGAAACGAATACCGATTTGCTGGAACTGTTCGACGGTAAAACGCTGGCCATTTGGCAGCAGTACTTCGTGATTGTGCAGGTGATCGGCGATACGTTGACATAA contains:
- a CDS encoding DoxX family protein, producing MNALLKKLMSTTAGFAPLALRIPIGIIYMAHGSQKLFGWFGGYGLEGTGQWMASIGIEPGVLMAFLAGSGEFLWWSVAADRSADPPCSVCYCLCDDCCYPERSHW
- a CDS encoding methylated-DNA--[protein]-cysteine S-methyltransferase, whose amino-acid sequence is MHQYTYYQSPLGTMTLQACDKGLLGAWFSTQTTQPDELGEYNPAFPLLVETMRQLDEYFTGQRREFDLALAATGTEFQRAVWRALVTIPYGESWSYQQLADAINNPKAVRAVGLANGKNPLSIIVPCHRVIGKNGKLTGYAGGVERKAYLLELEGAQINSA
- the nhaD gene encoding sodium:proton antiporter NhaD gives rise to the protein MSLFRPVLILLTVLFSAQSLAFTEPGTPLALTQSGIGYTALALFAVAYILVMLEEYLQLRKSKPVLLAAGIIWAMIGYVYQQHGATEVAQKALEYNLLEYAELLLFLLVAMTYISAMEERRLFDALQAWMTSKGFNFRSLFWLTGWLAFFISPIADNLTTALLMCAVVMKVGGQNTQFINLACINIVVAANAGGAFSPFGDITTLMVWQAGHVAFMQFMDLFLPSVINYLLPALVMSWFLPTGMPDVIHEHVELKRGARRIVGLFILTIITAVSFHALFHFPPVMGMMMGLAYLQFFGYFLRQTLAGSLAKKAKRAIANGDEAALRRLGSVVPFDVFRRISHAEWDTLLFFYGVVMCVGGLSLLGYLGLISELMYSQWDPMWANISVGVLSSIVDNIPVMFAVLTMEPTMSLGNWLLVTLTAGVGGSLLSIGSAAGVALMGASHGKYTFISHLKWSPVIALGYVVSIIVHLWLNQALFI